From the genome of Lotus japonicus ecotype B-129 chromosome 6, LjGifu_v1.2, one region includes:
- the LOC130726584 gene encoding ABC transporter G family member 23, whose product MEACLKPSINEDDSVILFSTSNSPEESTSPSSSFYHSPPPALHHFKTAHKLYVRNLSYTLHPQKNTPFSFCHLTQKPKPVNILKSVSFVARSSEIVAVVGPSGTGKSTLLRIIAGRVKDRDFDPKTISINDHPMTSPAQLRKICGFVAQEDNLLPLLTVKETLLFSAKFRLKEMTPNDREMRVESLMQELGLFHVSDSFVGDEENRGISGGERKRVSIGVDMIHNPPILLLDEPTSGLDSTSALHVIELLSSMVKQRQRTVVLSIHQPSYRILQYISKFLILSHGSVVHNGSLESLEETITKLGFQIPIQLNALEFSMEIIRRLEDSTSKFDTYTIEENELFPNPLWPEEENSRVQYYTESFGKHCYAYLMETLFLCSRFWKIIYRTKQLFLARTLQALVGGFGLASVYIKVRKDEEGIAERLGLFAFSLSFLLSSTVEALPIYLQERSVLMKEASRGAYRISSYMIANTLVFLPFLFVVSILFAVPVYWIVGLNPSLSAFTFFTFVVWLIVLMASSLVLFLSAVSPDFISGNSLICTVLGAFFLFSGYFIPKESIPKYWLFMYYVSLYRYPLDALLTNEYWNVRTECFSEQTENAHCLITGFDVLKSRGLEKDHRWMNVGIMLGFFVFYRVLCWIILARKASKTTI is encoded by the coding sequence ATGGAAGCTTGCTTGAAACCTTCCATTAATGAAGATGACTCTGTAATACTCTTTTCCACTTCTAACTCTCCTGAAGAGTCCACtagtccttcttcttctttctaccATTCACCACCACCTGCACTGCATCATTTCAAAACAGCACACAAACTTTATGTCAGAAACCTCTCCTACACTTTGCACCCACAAAAGAACACTCCCTTTTCGTTCTGTCACCTGACTCAAAAACCCAAGCCTGTAAACATACTCAAGTCTGTGTCTTTTGTGGCCAGAAGTTCTGAgattgttgctgttgttggtCCTAGTGGCACAGGGAAGTCTACTCTTCTTCGAATCATTGCCGGGCGGGTGAAAGACAGAGATTTTGATCCTAAAACTATCTCAATCAATGATCATCCAATGACCAGTCCTGCCCAGTTGAGGAAGATATGTGGCTTTGTGGCCCAGGAAGACAATTTGCTTCCTCTGCTAACTGTGAAGGAAACTTTGCTGTTCAGTGCCAAGTTTAGGCTAAAAGAAATGACACCAAATGATAGAGAAATGAGGGTGGAAAGCTTGATGCAAGAGCTAGGCCTTTTTCATGTTTCAGATAGTTTTGTTGGGGATGAAGAGAATAGAGGGATATCTGGTGGGGAGAGAAAGAGGGTATCAATTGGAGTTGACATGATTCATAATCCTCCAATTTTGCTTCTAGATGAACCAACATCAGGCCTAGACAGCACTTCAGCTCTGCATGTGATAGAGCTTCTGTCTTCAATGGTCAAACAAAGGCAAAGGACAGTGGTCCTATCAATCCACCAACCTAGCTATAGAATTTTGCAGTACATTTCTAAGTTCTTGATCCTCTCTCATGGTTCAGTTGTTCACAATGGTAGCCTAGAATCACTAGAGGAAACCATAACTAAATTGGGGTTTCAAATTCCTATACAACTGAATGCTTTAGAATTTTCCATGGAAATTATCCGCAGGTTAGAAGATTCCACTTCCAAATTTGACACTTACACCATTGAGGAAAATGAGCTTTTTCCAAACCCTTTATGGCCAGAGGAAGAAAACAGTAGAGTCCAATATTATACAGAAAGTTTTGGCAAACATTGCTATGCATACTTGATGGAGACACTATTTCTCTGCTCAAGATTTTGGAAGATCATTTACAGAACAAAACAGCTTTTCCTGGCCAGAACATTGCAAGCACTAGTTGGTGGATTTGGGCTAGCAAGTGTTTACATAAAGGttagaaaagatgaagaaggaatTGCAGAAAGGTTAGGCTTGTTTGCATTTAGTCTCAGTTTTCTCCTGTCTTCTACAGTGGAAGCACTTCCAATATACCTTCAAGAGAGAAGTGTTTTGATGAAAGAAGCCTCAAGGGGAGCCTATAGAATTTCCTCTTACATGATAGCCAACACTCTTGTTTTTCTCCCTTTCTTGTTTGTAGTGTCTATACTTTTTGCAGTTCCTGTGTATTGGATTGTAGGACTCAATCCTTCCCTTTCAGCCTTCACCTTCTTCACTTTTGTGGTTTGGCTCATTGTGCTCATGGCAAGTTCTCTAGTACTCTTTTTGAGTGCAGTCTCTCCTGATTTCATTTCAGGGAATTCTCTCATCTGCACTGTTCTTGGagccttcttcctcttctctggATACTTCATCCCAAAAGAGAGCATTCCAAAATATTGGCTATTCATGTATTATGTGTCCCTCTATAGGTACCCTTTGGATGCACTACTCACAAATGAGTATTGGAATGTTAGAACTGAGTGTTTCTCTGAACAAACAGAGAATGCTCATTGTTTGATTACCGGCTTTGATGTGTTGAAGAGTAGAGGGCTTGAAAAAGATCATAGGTGGATGAATGTAGGGATCATGCTTGGATTTTTTGTGTTCTATcgtgtgctttgttggattatACTTGCTAGAAAAGCCTCCAAGACAACAATATAA
- the LOC130723425 gene encoding uncharacterized protein LOC130723425, with product MEDSSFFDMMIGHLRSTCKYYTGYPKYLGPSRVIHFTSEREFVKLLHEGFPVVVAFTIRGSYTRHLDKVLDEAAAEFYPHVKFMRVECPKYPGFCITRQKKEYPFIEIFQSPTQAANQGKVADPNVTKYNVKVLPFHNDVSAYGFREFFKRHGLWSPDLK from the exons ATGGAAGATTCGTCGTTTTTTGATATGATGATCGGTCATCTTCGTTCAACTTGCAA GTACTATACTGGTTATCCAAAGTATCTTGGACCATCAAGGGTTATTCATTTTACCTCTGAGCGTGAGTTTGTCAAACTCCTTCATGAAGGCTTTCCTGTGGTTGTTGCATTTACTATCAG GGGAAGTTACACACGACATCTTGACAAAGTATTAGATGAAGCTGCTGCTGAGTTTTATCCACATGTAAAATTTATGCGT GTTGAATGTCCAAAGTATCCTGGTTTTTGTATTACTCGGCAGAAAAAGGAATACCCATTCATTGAAATATTTCAAAGTCCAACACAA GCTGCTAACCAGGGAAAGGTAGCTGATCCAAATGTTACTAAATACAACGTGAAGGTTTTGCCT TTCCACAACGATGTTAGTGCATACGGATTTAGAGAGTTCTTCAAGCGACATGGTTTATGGTCACCAGATCTAAAGTAA